In one Deinococcus aerolatus genomic region, the following are encoded:
- a CDS encoding SRPBCC family protein gives MSESISIKQTIVVRSRPDVLYRLALEPRRRVKWDPNLVKAEYQGGEGRLANNALVRYKFARKLLGLSFTAKYGQLQAPQRGGWESVRHVGPLEKLTQGWQFKPMPGGTEVTMTLNGRVRYKWIKAPVERVLNNMVVTTLVALQRAVDAQGAQLMEDMGREMAEKQKAEAKAAREAAKASKRKKK, from the coding sequence ATGTCCGAGTCCATCAGCATCAAGCAGACCATCGTGGTCCGGTCCCGCCCAGACGTGCTCTATCGCCTGGCGCTGGAGCCGCGCCGCCGCGTGAAGTGGGATCCCAATCTGGTAAAGGCCGAGTACCAGGGCGGCGAGGGCCGGCTGGCCAACAACGCCCTGGTGCGCTACAAATTTGCCCGCAAGCTGCTGGGCCTGAGTTTCACCGCCAAGTACGGTCAGTTGCAGGCCCCGCAGCGCGGCGGCTGGGAAAGCGTGCGGCACGTCGGTCCGCTGGAAAAACTGACCCAGGGCTGGCAGTTCAAGCCGATGCCCGGCGGCACCGAAGTCACGATGACCTTGAACGGCCGGGTGCGCTACAAGTGGATCAAGGCGCCCGTGGAGCGTGTCCTGAACAACATGGTGGTCACCACGCTGGTGGCCCTGCAGCGGGCTGTGGACGCCCAGGGCGCGCAGCTGATGGAGGACATGGGCCGCGAGATGGCCGAGAAGCAGAAGGCCGAGGCCAAGGCCGCCAGGGAAGCCGCGAAGGCCAGCAAGCGCAAGAAGAAATAG
- the murJ gene encoding murein biosynthesis integral membrane protein MurJ, with product MTVPPAAPDPPEAHKGPATPAPLPRKSLRANTLIVMAGTLGSRLSGIVRTQIMGTFGNTLLDAFLVAVRVPNLLRELLAEGALVNSFIPVYKSLDETERRKLAQTFSGVLIAVNLLLMALGILAAPFIVDLLIAATPNVDRAVAVYMTQLVMPFLMLISLSSIAMGLLNADEHFRESSFAPVAFNLASIVALLLLPNTATWLAFGWLIGGLAQLAVQLPALTRFGLLPTPSLKPNPSLMRVLRQMAPFTLTAGARQFLNLYVTRLLSDNTRFLPGTQSGYFYAETLFTTVNGLFVVSPALALFPRFSEHAAARDWSAFKALTVQGIRTTTFLAAPMSALLVVLAGYAVSIVNISRGYDVARFEAASEILTGWGLALVPWAMVTLLLRTFYARERTMEAVTVSAVGFVLEVGLYRLLVPPLGLLGFGVSTAISGVLMAGALALLYRRALGFPGREITAHLARVLPLSLLAGLVAWLALRFVPFIPAPGFIVPGLIGLSVAGGAGLAAYLLGALLLRMPEMGGLLRRLRR from the coding sequence GTGACCGTTCCGCCCGCCGCCCCTGACCCACCCGAAGCCCACAAAGGCCCGGCCACTCCAGCCCCGCTGCCGCGCAAGTCGCTGCGGGCCAACACCCTGATCGTCATGGCGGGCACGCTGGGTTCGCGGCTGTCGGGCATCGTGCGGACCCAGATCATGGGAACCTTCGGCAACACCCTGCTGGACGCTTTTCTGGTGGCGGTGCGCGTGCCCAATCTGCTGCGCGAGCTGCTGGCGGAGGGTGCGCTGGTCAATTCGTTTATCCCGGTGTACAAGTCGCTGGACGAGACGGAGAGAAGGAAACTGGCCCAGACCTTCAGCGGCGTGCTGATCGCGGTCAATCTGCTGCTGATGGCGCTGGGCATCCTGGCGGCACCGTTCATCGTAGACCTGCTGATTGCGGCCACCCCCAACGTGGACCGCGCCGTGGCGGTGTACATGACCCAACTGGTGATGCCGTTCCTGATGCTGATCAGTCTGTCCAGCATCGCCATGGGCCTGTTGAACGCCGACGAGCATTTCCGCGAGAGCAGCTTCGCCCCGGTGGCCTTCAACCTCGCCAGCATCGTGGCGCTGCTGCTGCTGCCCAACACGGCCACGTGGCTGGCCTTCGGCTGGCTGATTGGCGGTCTGGCGCAGCTGGCTGTACAGCTTCCGGCCCTGACACGTTTCGGTTTGCTGCCCACCCCCAGTCTGAAACCAAATCCATCGCTGATGCGGGTGCTGCGGCAGATGGCCCCGTTTACGCTGACCGCCGGAGCCCGGCAGTTCCTGAACCTGTATGTCACGAGGCTGCTCAGCGACAACACCAGATTTCTCCCCGGAACCCAGTCCGGGTACTTTTACGCCGAGACGCTGTTTACCACAGTGAACGGGCTGTTCGTCGTGTCGCCTGCACTGGCCCTGTTCCCCCGCTTCTCCGAACACGCTGCCGCGAGGGACTGGTCGGCCTTCAAGGCACTCACTGTGCAGGGCATTCGCACCACCACGTTCCTGGCCGCCCCCATGAGTGCGCTGCTGGTGGTGCTCGCCGGGTACGCGGTCAGCATCGTCAATATTTCCCGTGGTTACGACGTGGCGCGGTTTGAAGCTGCGAGCGAGATTCTGACCGGCTGGGGGCTGGCCCTGGTGCCCTGGGCCATGGTGACCCTGCTGCTGCGTACCTTCTACGCCCGCGAGCGCACGATGGAGGCCGTGACCGTCAGCGCGGTGGGCTTCGTGCTGGAAGTCGGGCTGTACCGCCTGCTGGTGCCGCCGCTGGGGCTGCTGGGCTTCGGCGTCAGCACCGCGATCAGCGGCGTGCTGATGGCCGGGGCGCTGGCCCTGCTGTACCGCCGCGCCCTGGGCTTTCCGGGCCGCGAGATCACGGCGCATCTGGCGCGGGTGCTGCCGCTGTCGCTACTTGCGGGGCTGGTGGCGTGGCTGGCGCTGCGTTTCGTGCCCTTTATTCCCGCCCCGGGCTTTATCGTTCCTGGGCTGATCGGCCTGAGCGTGGCGGGCGGCGCGGGGCTGGCTGCCTACCTGCTGGGCGCACTGCTGCTGAGGATGCCGGAAATGGGCGGCCTGCTGCGGCGGCTGCGGCGCTGA
- a CDS encoding FAD-dependent oxidoreductase, with product MFGPQNPRSQPQPGHLYDVAVVGAGVAGTEMAWRLARAGADVLLVSQALDHLGNLYAPTTRDADFPPGSVFALIRDRMAPDTDGWSFHRQLKAELEGTSGIHLLQSTVTELDETDAGVVLSTWEGPKLHARQVVLAVGAFLKGRLLIGDSMEEAGRLSEVAYDFLADDLARAGVFLTGAEATAAAVEGAPPYDVRFLTPAPGELSGFQLTRFDRVRAVGRMLPGECSYRSVLDDASRLADELLALARVNP from the coding sequence ATGTTTGGACCGCAAAATCCCCGCAGCCAGCCGCAGCCGGGCCACCTGTACGACGTGGCGGTGGTGGGCGCGGGCGTGGCCGGAACCGAGATGGCATGGCGGCTGGCCCGCGCAGGCGCGGACGTGCTGCTGGTGTCGCAGGCGCTGGACCACCTGGGCAACTTGTACGCCCCCACCACCCGCGACGCCGATTTCCCGCCCGGCAGCGTCTTTGCCCTGATCCGGGACCGGATGGCCCCCGACACCGACGGCTGGAGCTTTCACCGCCAGCTCAAGGCGGAACTCGAGGGCACCTCCGGCATCCACCTGCTGCAAAGCACCGTGACCGAGCTGGACGAGACCGACGCCGGAGTCGTGCTGTCCACCTGGGAGGGGCCGAAACTGCACGCCCGGCAGGTGGTGCTGGCGGTGGGCGCTTTTCTCAAGGGCCGCCTGCTGATCGGCGACAGCATGGAGGAGGCCGGACGGCTCTCAGAGGTGGCCTATGACTTCCTGGCCGATGATCTGGCCCGTGCCGGGGTGTTCCTGACCGGCGCGGAGGCCACGGCGGCGGCGGTGGAGGGGGCGCCGCCCTACGACGTGCGCTTCCTGACGCCCGCACCCGGCGAGCTGAGCGGCTTTCAGCTGACCCGCTTTGACCGGGTGCGTGCGGTGGGCCGCATGTTGCCCGGCGAGTGTTCCTACCGCAGCGTGCTGGACGACGCGTCCCGACTGGCCGACGAACTGCTGGCCCTGGCTAGGGTGAACCCGTGA
- the pgm gene encoding phosphoglucomutase (alpha-D-glucose-1,6-bisphosphate-dependent), with product MTLSELAGKPAPQSLLTNIPRLVAHYYETRPDVHDPLQRVAFGTSGHRGTSLNGTFNEAHILAVAQAVAEHRLTAGISGPLFMGLDSHALSEPAWMSALEVLTANGVRVCVQPGVMTPTPLISHAILEHNRAGKGGTADGIVITPSHNPPQDGGFKYNPPSGGPADTDVTGAVQVRANAILENEMRDVKRLSLEDAMGKLEEYDFIAPYVRQLPEVIDLDAIKQSGVHVGIDPLGGASLPVWEAILAEYNLNFEIVNKTVDPRFAFMSVDKDGKIRMDCSSPYAMAGLLRLKDDFDVAVGNDPDADRHGIVTADGLMNPNHYLAVMIDYLFTHRPGWRTTAGVGKTLVSSALIDRVAGGLGRPLVEVPVGFKYFVDGLLTGDLGFGGEESAGASFLRLNGGAWSTDKDGLIPGLLAAEMTARTGKTPSQRFADLTGKYGATAYDRQDAPATPAQKKILGNLSPDDVKAQTLAGDPITARLTRAPGNDAPIGGLKVTTAEAWFAARPSGTEDVYKIYAESFKGADHLKQVMQEAREVVSEALGGK from the coding sequence ATGACCCTCAGCGAACTGGCCGGAAAACCCGCTCCCCAAAGCCTGCTGACCAACATTCCCCGTCTGGTGGCCCATTACTACGAAACGCGCCCGGACGTGCACGACCCCTTGCAGCGCGTCGCCTTCGGCACCAGCGGACACCGGGGCACCAGCCTGAACGGCACCTTCAACGAGGCGCACATTCTGGCGGTGGCGCAGGCAGTGGCCGAACACCGCCTGACGGCGGGCATCAGCGGGCCGCTGTTCATGGGGCTGGACTCACATGCCCTGTCCGAACCCGCGTGGATGAGTGCGCTGGAAGTCCTGACCGCCAACGGCGTGCGCGTGTGCGTGCAGCCCGGCGTGATGACCCCCACACCGCTGATCAGCCACGCCATTCTGGAACACAACCGCGCAGGCAAGGGGGGCACGGCGGACGGCATCGTGATCACACCCAGCCACAACCCGCCGCAGGACGGCGGCTTTAAATACAACCCCCCGTCGGGCGGCCCCGCCGATACCGACGTGACCGGGGCGGTGCAGGTCCGCGCCAACGCCATCCTCGAAAACGAGATGCGCGACGTGAAACGCCTGTCGCTGGAAGACGCGATGGGCAAGCTGGAGGAGTACGATTTCATCGCGCCCTACGTGCGCCAGTTGCCTGAAGTGATTGATCTGGACGCCATCAAACAGAGCGGCGTTCATGTGGGCATTGATCCGCTGGGCGGGGCCAGCCTGCCGGTGTGGGAGGCAATCCTGGCCGAGTACAACCTGAACTTCGAGATCGTGAATAAAACTGTCGATCCCCGCTTCGCCTTCATGAGCGTCGATAAGGACGGCAAGATTCGCATGGACTGCTCCAGCCCCTACGCGATGGCCGGGCTGCTGCGCCTCAAGGACGATTTTGACGTGGCCGTGGGCAACGATCCAGACGCCGACCGCCACGGCATCGTCACCGCCGACGGCCTGATGAACCCCAACCACTACCTCGCCGTCATGATCGACTACCTGTTCACGCACCGTCCCGGCTGGCGGACGACGGCAGGTGTGGGCAAGACGCTGGTCAGCAGCGCCCTGATTGACCGGGTGGCCGGTGGCCTGGGCCGCCCGCTGGTGGAGGTGCCGGTGGGCTTCAAATACTTCGTGGACGGCCTGCTGACCGGCGATCTGGGGTTTGGCGGCGAGGAATCCGCCGGGGCCAGCTTCCTGCGCCTGAACGGCGGCGCGTGGAGCACCGACAAGGACGGCCTGATTCCCGGCCTGCTGGCCGCCGAGATGACCGCCAGGACCGGCAAGACCCCCAGCCAGCGCTTCGCCGATCTGACTGGGAAATACGGCGCCACCGCCTATGACCGCCAGGACGCCCCCGCCACGCCCGCGCAGAAGAAGATTCTGGGCAACCTCTCGCCGGATGACGTGAAGGCGCAGACCCTGGCGGGCGACCCCATCACCGCCCGCCTGACCCGCGCCCCCGGCAACGACGCGCCCATCGGTGGCCTGAAGGTCACCACTGCCGAGGCGTGGTTTGCCGCCCGCCCCAGCGGCACCGAGGACGTGTACAAGATCTACGCCGAGAGCTTCAAGGGCGCAGACCACCTGAAACAGGTGATGCAGGAGGCCCGCGAAGTGGTGTCTGAGGCGCTGGGGGGCAAATAG
- a CDS encoding YdcF family protein, with protein sequence MHIRGSTLTVLPLAVVALLAVGFLALPNLRVPNAERPHPTLIVLGAAQYAGRPSPAFQRRLNHALALYRGGGVTQIVVTGGRRPGDPFSEGEVGQAYLGQHGVPREALLAEARSRTTIENLRFARTMLPPHTPFTLVTDEAHAPRAQALARALGLEANVSASPLSRGVSRSYLLREKVALVAYALIGIRL encoded by the coding sequence ATGCACATCCGGGGGTCCACCCTCACCGTCTTGCCCCTGGCCGTCGTGGCCCTGCTGGCCGTGGGTTTTCTGGCGCTCCCCAACCTGCGGGTGCCGAATGCTGAGCGCCCCCACCCCACCCTGATCGTGCTGGGCGCGGCGCAGTATGCGGGCCGGCCCAGCCCGGCCTTTCAGCGGCGGCTCAATCACGCGCTGGCGCTGTACCGGGGCGGCGGCGTGACGCAGATCGTGGTCACGGGTGGGCGGCGGCCCGGCGACCCCTTCAGCGAGGGCGAGGTGGGACAGGCGTACCTGGGCCAGCATGGCGTGCCGCGTGAGGCCCTGCTGGCCGAGGCGCGCAGTCGGACCACCATCGAGAATCTGCGCTTTGCCCGCACCATGCTGCCGCCCCACACGCCCTTCACGCTGGTCACCGACGAGGCGCATGCCCCGCGTGCCCAGGCCCTGGCCCGCGCCCTGGGCCTGGAGGCCAACGTCAGCGCCAGCCCGTTGAGCCGGGGCGTCAGCCGCAGTTACCTGCTGCGCGAGAAGGTGGCGCTGGTGGCCTACGCGCTGATCGGCATCCGCCTGTAA
- the trmB gene encoding tRNA (guanine(46)-N(7))-methyltransferase TrmB: MIFPLGDFHFPDAASRLYPHTAQRPWVLEIGFGDGRFWPHHAADFAEPPNYLGVELSGVSLLKAQRRLKAAGLDNAILTKLPADVLLREVVPHGGLDRIVVNFPDPWPKAGHLDHRLLRAPFFSLAASRLKAGGAVLLTTDHDEYFEFACQAARDSGVMTVDLADPPPAALETKYALKWRDLGLAPQHARFTPTAHPDVPHGDIHPYPEDPAHVPHAILSLPATFTPAAPGQPFEKRTARAGGWTVILLDLYASLRVGGWVALAHVVEGELTQEVLVGITAREDGSHLVRLAKFGGPIITPGVKAAVGAVTDWLEERGGQVTHRGY, from the coding sequence GTGATCTTTCCGCTGGGCGATTTTCACTTTCCCGACGCGGCCTCCCGCCTGTACCCGCACACCGCACAGCGCCCCTGGGTACTGGAAATTGGATTCGGGGACGGGCGCTTCTGGCCGCATCACGCTGCGGACTTCGCCGAGCCGCCGAACTACCTGGGCGTGGAACTGTCGGGCGTCTCGCTGCTCAAGGCCCAGCGCCGCCTGAAGGCTGCGGGGCTGGACAACGCCATCCTGACCAAGCTGCCCGCCGACGTGCTGCTGCGCGAGGTGGTGCCGCACGGCGGGCTGGACCGCATCGTCGTCAACTTTCCCGATCCCTGGCCCAAGGCCGGGCACCTGGACCACCGGCTGCTGCGCGCGCCGTTCTTCAGTCTGGCGGCCTCGCGCCTGAAAGCGGGCGGCGCGGTGCTGCTCACCACCGATCACGACGAGTACTTCGAGTTCGCGTGTCAGGCGGCGCGGGACAGCGGCGTGATGACCGTGGACCTGGCTGATCCCCCGCCCGCCGCGCTGGAGACCAAGTACGCCCTCAAGTGGCGTGACCTGGGGCTGGCCCCGCAGCACGCCCGCTTCACGCCCACCGCCCACCCGGACGTCCCCCACGGCGACATCCACCCCTACCCGGAGGACCCTGCCCACGTGCCACACGCCATCCTGTCTCTGCCCGCAACGTTTACCCCCGCCGCTCCCGGCCAGCCGTTCGAGAAGCGCACCGCCCGCGCCGGCGGCTGGACCGTCATCCTGCTGGATTTGTACGCCAGCTTGCGTGTGGGCGGCTGGGTGGCGCTGGCCCACGTCGTGGAGGGCGAGCTGACCCAGGAGGTGCTGGTCGGCATCACCGCGCGTGAGGACGGCAGTCATCTGGTGCGTCTCGCCAAGTTCGGCGGCCCGATCATCACGCCGGGGGTCAAGGCGGCGGTGGGCGCGGTCACCGACTGGCTGGAAGAACGGGGCGGACAGGTCACGCACCGGGGGTACTGA
- the topA gene encoding type I DNA topoisomerase: MSKTLVIVESPAKARTIEKYLGKGYAVESSIGHIRDLPKSAADIPEKYKGLAWARLGLDIENDFQPLYVVSPEKRQHVAKLRKMAAEADEIILATDDDREGESIAWHLFQELKPKVPVKRMVFHEITKEAIQAAIASPRQIDTNLVEAQEARRALDRLYGYEVSPVLWKKVAPRLSAGRVQSVATRMLVERERERMRFVSGSWWDLLVTGRTAEDATFPARLTDVAGQKLAVGKDFDPLTGKLKPDAKVRTLAEAEARALADGLTGQPLTVTSAEEKPFTQRPYPPFITSTLQQEGSRKLGFAATRTMRAAQRLYEGGYITYMRTDSTNLSSEAVTAARTQVSQMYGQPYLSPQPRVYAKKAKNAQEAHEAIRPAGSSFRTPDSLRAELGGDEWRLYDLIWKRTVACQMADARGRSLRVRLNGKAKTGEEVGLSASGRTIDFPGFLRAYVEGSDDPSAALEDRETPLPPLQQGQRVTAETVKPDGHETQPPARYTEASLVQSLEGAGIGRPSTYASILGTIQDRGYASKKGQALVPSWTAFATSALLEHHFGNLVDYDFTAKMEEDLDDIAGGRAQRVPYLKRFYLGVDGEGMALRPLIDRQMGEIDARGIATIAVPRLSDSGIEVRVGRYGVYMQRGDDKANLPEGLAPDELTLELAEEIMSRPSGDRPLGIDEASGHPVVARAGRYGPYVTLGAENPPIRTASLFPTDDLDTLTLPRAMKLLSLPRLVGTSEGEEVWALNGKYGPYLKRGNDSRSLTTHEELFTVTLPEAEALFLQPRFAKGRTPTPPLSTYKYEGRADIVLKSGRFGPYLTDGERNATLRKGESEDNLTAERALEILEERGKEPKAKAGKPRKAAAKAGTAKKTATRSAAPKKAAAKTAATRTPTSKTAKKAPAKAPARPTFTWAQLKPHLNVLSAQERELVTATREQGRKVDEVAPELGLDVKKAKGMALQASKKLNQAARGE, translated from the coding sequence ATGTCCAAGACCCTAGTCATCGTCGAATCCCCCGCCAAAGCCCGCACCATCGAGAAGTACCTGGGAAAAGGGTACGCGGTGGAATCCTCGATCGGGCACATCCGTGACCTGCCCAAAAGCGCGGCGGACATTCCCGAGAAGTACAAGGGCCTGGCCTGGGCGCGGCTGGGGCTGGACATCGAGAACGACTTCCAGCCTTTGTACGTGGTGTCGCCCGAGAAGCGCCAGCACGTGGCCAAATTGCGGAAGATGGCGGCTGAGGCCGACGAGATCATTCTGGCCACAGACGATGACCGCGAGGGCGAGAGCATCGCGTGGCACCTGTTTCAGGAATTAAAGCCCAAGGTGCCGGTCAAGCGCATGGTCTTCCACGAGATCACCAAGGAAGCGATTCAGGCCGCCATTGCCTCCCCCCGCCAGATCGACACCAATCTGGTGGAAGCGCAGGAGGCCCGCCGCGCCCTGGACCGGCTGTACGGCTACGAGGTCAGCCCGGTGTTGTGGAAGAAGGTGGCCCCCAGGCTGTCGGCGGGCCGCGTGCAGAGCGTGGCGACGCGCATGCTGGTGGAGCGCGAGCGCGAGCGGATGCGCTTTGTCAGCGGCTCGTGGTGGGACCTGCTGGTCACCGGCCGCACGGCGGAAGACGCCACCTTCCCTGCCCGCCTGACCGACGTTGCTGGACAGAAGCTGGCGGTGGGCAAGGACTTCGATCCCCTGACCGGCAAACTGAAGCCCGACGCGAAGGTCCGCACGCTGGCCGAGGCCGAGGCCCGCGCCCTGGCGGATGGCCTGACCGGGCAGCCGCTGACGGTGACCTCTGCCGAGGAAAAGCCGTTCACGCAGCGCCCTTATCCACCTTTTATTACGTCCACCCTGCAGCAGGAGGGCAGCCGCAAGCTGGGCTTCGCCGCCACCCGCACCATGCGGGCTGCCCAGCGGCTGTACGAGGGCGGCTATATCACCTACATGCGGACCGACAGCACCAACCTCTCGTCCGAGGCAGTCACGGCGGCCCGCACCCAGGTGTCGCAGATGTACGGCCAGCCCTACCTGTCGCCGCAGCCACGCGTGTACGCCAAGAAGGCCAAGAACGCCCAGGAGGCGCACGAAGCGATCCGGCCGGCCGGCAGCAGCTTCCGCACCCCGGACTCCTTGCGTGCGGAGCTGGGCGGCGACGAGTGGCGCCTGTACGATCTGATCTGGAAGCGCACTGTGGCCTGCCAGATGGCGGATGCGCGGGGCCGTAGCCTGCGGGTCCGGTTAAACGGGAAAGCAAAAACGGGCGAGGAAGTGGGCCTGAGTGCCTCGGGCCGCACCATCGACTTTCCCGGCTTTCTGCGCGCCTATGTAGAAGGAAGCGACGATCCCAGCGCCGCCCTGGAAGACCGTGAAACGCCGCTGCCGCCTCTTCAGCAGGGCCAGCGCGTGACCGCCGAGACCGTCAAGCCCGACGGCCACGAGACACAGCCCCCAGCCCGCTACACCGAGGCCAGCCTGGTGCAGTCCCTGGAAGGCGCGGGCATTGGCCGCCCCAGCACCTACGCCAGCATTCTGGGCACCATTCAGGACCGGGGTTACGCCAGCAAGAAGGGGCAGGCGCTGGTGCCCAGCTGGACGGCCTTTGCCACCTCTGCGCTGCTGGAACACCACTTCGGCAATCTGGTGGACTACGACTTCACCGCCAAGATGGAAGAGGATCTGGACGACATCGCCGGGGGCCGCGCCCAGCGGGTACCGTACTTGAAGCGCTTTTACCTGGGTGTGGACGGCGAGGGCATGGCCCTGCGGCCGCTGATCGACCGTCAGATGGGTGAGATCGACGCGCGCGGCATCGCCACCATTGCCGTGCCCCGGCTCTCCGACAGCGGCATAGAGGTCCGGGTGGGTCGCTACGGTGTGTATATGCAGCGCGGCGACGACAAGGCCAACCTGCCCGAAGGTCTGGCGCCCGACGAGCTGACGCTGGAACTGGCCGAGGAGATCATGAGCCGCCCCAGCGGGGACCGGCCCCTCGGGATCGACGAGGCCAGCGGGCATCCGGTGGTGGCCCGCGCCGGGCGCTACGGCCCCTATGTCACGCTGGGCGCGGAGAATCCGCCGATCCGTACCGCCAGTTTGTTTCCCACCGACGATCTGGACACCCTCACGCTGCCGCGCGCCATGAAGCTGCTGAGCCTGCCCCGGCTGGTGGGCACCTCTGAGGGCGAGGAGGTCTGGGCGCTGAACGGCAAGTACGGCCCGTACCTGAAACGCGGGAATGACAGCCGCAGCCTGACCACCCACGAGGAACTGTTCACCGTGACGCTGCCCGAGGCCGAGGCACTGTTTCTTCAGCCGCGCTTTGCGAAGGGCCGCACGCCCACCCCGCCCCTCAGCACCTACAAATATGAGGGCCGCGCCGACATTGTCCTGAAGTCCGGGCGCTTCGGCCCCTACCTGACCGACGGCGAGCGCAACGCCACCCTCCGTAAAGGCGAATCCGAGGACAACCTGACCGCCGAGCGTGCCCTGGAAATTCTGGAGGAACGCGGCAAGGAGCCGAAGGCGAAAGCGGGCAAGCCCCGGAAGGCGGCGGCCAAGGCTGGAACGGCGAAGAAGACGGCGACACGCAGCGCGGCCCCCAAAAAAGCTGCGGCGAAGACGGCAGCCACCAGAACTCCGACCTCCAAGACCGCGAAAAAAGCCCCTGCCAAGGCTCCGGCCAGGCCCACATTCACCTGGGCCCAGCTCAAGCCGCACCTGAATGTTCTCTCGGCGCAGGAACGCGAGCTGGTGACTGCCACCCGCGAGCAGGGCCGCAAGGTGGACGAGGTGGCCCCCGAACTGGGCCTGGACGTGAAGAAGGCCAAGGGGATGGCCCTGCAGGCCAGCAAGAAGCTGAACCAGGCGGCGCGCGGAGAGTAG